The Mercenaria mercenaria strain notata chromosome 10, MADL_Memer_1, whole genome shotgun sequence genome contains a region encoding:
- the LOC123559710 gene encoding uncharacterized protein LOC123559710 isoform X2: MCVFCSIWTLGLAQGMIQDAVYRAKSVFDPSSYSIDTIQCHAGCGDDYYTCSIIRCDSNVKSLAETAAEADDNTYFAKNQPSLWSRFLYFFTFGLLGSTSYEEDTITSVYSEEMDLDLEESGKLDQLCMKNCTKVFRKCYRKCICDANPDASECKPIIKVFPETFAPLQNKFGGFVPDQNKNDKFYSFDWSKFL, from the exons ATG TGTGTTTTCTGCAGTATATGGACTCTGGGTCTGGCTCAGGGCATGATACAAGATGCTGTGTATCGCGCAAAGTCTGTGTTCGACCCTAGCTCATACTCCATCGATACCATTCAATGTCACGCTGGCTGTGGAGATGACTATTACACCTGTTCGATTATCAGATGTGATTCAAACGTAAAGAGTCTAGCTGAAACAGCAGCAGAAGCAGACGACAATACTTATTTCGCCAAGAACCAGCCATCGTTATGGTCTCGTTTTCTGTACTTTTTTACCTTCGGTCTTTTAGGATCCACATCATATGAAGAAGATACAATAACTTCAGTGTATTCTGAGGAGATGGATCTAGATTTAGAAGAATCGGGAAAATTGGATCAACTTTGTATGAAAAACTGCACGAAAGTGTTTCGTAAATGTTACCGGAAATGTATCTGTGATGCTAATCCAGATGCCAGTGAGTGCAAACCCATAATAAAAGTATTTCCAGAAACATTTGCTCCCCTACAGAACAAATTTGGTGGTTTTGTACCTGaccaaaataaaaatgacaaattctaTTCTTTTGATTGGAGTAAATTtttgtga
- the LOC123559710 gene encoding uncharacterized protein LOC123559710 isoform X1, whose translation MLISDIVKALCVFCSIWTLGLAQGMIQDAVYRAKSVFDPSSYSIDTIQCHAGCGDDYYTCSIIRCDSNVKSLAETAAEADDNTYFAKNQPSLWSRFLYFFTFGLLGSTSYEEDTITSVYSEEMDLDLEESGKLDQLCMKNCTKVFRKCYRKCICDANPDASECKPIIKVFPETFAPLQNKFGGFVPDQNKNDKFYSFDWSKFL comes from the exons ATGTTAATTTCGGATATTGTTAAAGCATTG TGTGTTTTCTGCAGTATATGGACTCTGGGTCTGGCTCAGGGCATGATACAAGATGCTGTGTATCGCGCAAAGTCTGTGTTCGACCCTAGCTCATACTCCATCGATACCATTCAATGTCACGCTGGCTGTGGAGATGACTATTACACCTGTTCGATTATCAGATGTGATTCAAACGTAAAGAGTCTAGCTGAAACAGCAGCAGAAGCAGACGACAATACTTATTTCGCCAAGAACCAGCCATCGTTATGGTCTCGTTTTCTGTACTTTTTTACCTTCGGTCTTTTAGGATCCACATCATATGAAGAAGATACAATAACTTCAGTGTATTCTGAGGAGATGGATCTAGATTTAGAAGAATCGGGAAAATTGGATCAACTTTGTATGAAAAACTGCACGAAAGTGTTTCGTAAATGTTACCGGAAATGTATCTGTGATGCTAATCCAGATGCCAGTGAGTGCAAACCCATAATAAAAGTATTTCCAGAAACATTTGCTCCCCTACAGAACAAATTTGGTGGTTTTGTACCTGaccaaaataaaaatgacaaattctaTTCTTTTGATTGGAGTAAATTtttgtga